Proteins found in one Pectobacterium atrosepticum genomic segment:
- a CDS encoding FAD-dependent oxidoreductase, producing MKIKHLPFDQNRNGWSADLVDKPNYPQQRGKTTADWLVIGAGYAGIAFAQRLAEQRPDKHIILLDAGEIGDNASGRNSGFVIDLPHNIGSSTAELEKAAAYRRLLQSGVAHLKEKVDRYAIACDWSVAGKYHCAVSSTFNGLIDTYVRELNDLGEPYQVVEKDELARRLGTSFYQRAVYTPNCILLNPAALVIGLVASLPKNVTVYAHSPALNIETGSRIRVKTPYGEIQADKLMMAINGAARGLPLFNGRVFAVATFATLTEPLNAEQIARMGDMPDWGLTPVNALASATLRYTRDHRFLIREHVKFAPELVNSAVETGRHARRHAAIFARMFPQLSDVKMAHSWSGLISVTRNGAPIWGQLSDNVFASAGCNGAGLSKQTAAGHILADLALGEDNPLISDMQSLGQANYLPPRPFLDIGVNGYLTSERWKARSER from the coding sequence GTGAAAATCAAACATCTTCCTTTCGATCAGAATCGTAATGGCTGGTCGGCAGATCTTGTCGATAAACCGAATTACCCGCAGCAACGTGGAAAAACAACGGCGGATTGGTTGGTGATCGGCGCGGGCTATGCGGGGATCGCTTTTGCCCAGCGTTTGGCTGAACAGCGCCCGGATAAACACATTATCCTGCTGGATGCGGGCGAGATTGGCGACAATGCCTCTGGGCGTAACTCTGGTTTCGTCATCGATTTGCCGCATAACATCGGCAGTTCGACGGCGGAGTTAGAAAAGGCAGCCGCTTATCGCCGCCTGTTGCAGTCCGGTGTGGCGCACTTAAAAGAAAAGGTGGATCGCTATGCTATCGCGTGTGACTGGAGCGTGGCGGGGAAATATCACTGTGCCGTTAGTTCGACATTCAATGGGCTGATCGATACTTATGTCCGTGAATTGAACGACCTTGGCGAACCTTATCAGGTGGTTGAAAAAGACGAACTTGCTCGTCGCCTTGGAACCTCTTTCTATCAACGCGCTGTGTATACCCCCAATTGTATTCTGCTAAATCCGGCGGCGCTGGTGATCGGGCTGGTGGCGAGTCTGCCTAAGAACGTGACGGTTTACGCTCATTCCCCTGCGCTGAATATCGAGACTGGATCGCGCATTCGTGTGAAAACGCCCTATGGTGAGATTCAGGCAGATAAGCTGATGATGGCGATTAACGGCGCGGCGCGCGGCCTGCCGTTGTTCAATGGTCGGGTTTTTGCCGTGGCGACCTTTGCGACGCTGACTGAGCCGCTGAATGCGGAACAGATTGCACGGATGGGTGATATGCCGGATTGGGGGCTGACGCCGGTCAATGCGCTGGCCAGCGCGACGCTGCGCTACACGCGCGACCATCGTTTCCTGATTCGGGAGCATGTGAAGTTTGCCCCTGAGTTGGTTAATAGTGCGGTCGAAACTGGACGCCACGCGCGTCGACATGCTGCTATTTTTGCCCGCATGTTCCCGCAGTTGAGCGACGTTAAAATGGCGCACTCGTGGTCAGGACTGATTAGCGTAACGCGCAACGGTGCGCCAATTTGGGGGCAGCTAAGCGACAATGTGTTCGCATCCGCTGGCTGTAACGGGGCCGGGCTGTCGAAGCAAACCGCCGCCGGACATATTCTGGCGGATCTGGCGTTAGGTGAAGACAACCCACTGATTAGCGATATGCAATCGCTCGGTCAGGCAAACTACCTGCCGCCACGCCCTTTTCTGGATATCGGCGTGAACGGCTACCTGACGAGCGAACGTTGGAAAGCCCGCAGCGAGAGATAA
- a CDS encoding bifunctional metallophosphatase/5'-nucleotidase codes for MKKTLLSLLLCLSTSAMAVQEPVNITILGTSDLHGTFVPWDYATDTANMAGSLSQIATQVHKVRAQQPNVILVDAGDTIQGNFVETFKNDKTSPMILGFNAMNYDVWVMGNHEFDFGLNVLSTSLEQFNGTALAGNIFWESGKPYLPAYKIVERQGVKIGIIGMDTPMTAEFAKGTDRVKGLNFTDPVGAVKTVIQQIHGKVDAIVLVAHMGIDNENQRPGTGVGDIARANPELAAIVAGHMHVKVDKEVINGVIVTEPDRYGRALSRIDLQFEQQNGKYVLINKDSYTYSIKDVDSDRKMEDIYEPYHNTLRANASRPIAQLLGHDLVPQDAVKGIPQVHVQDTGISALFQEASRHYAPKAQVIALQIDNDRPKLNVGTIAAKDIAFNYQYAGGEITVYQLTGKELKKYMEWSAGYFNQLQDGDVTYSFNPQRRASKYSTNDFFDGVTYTIDLTKPAGQRITDLKMNNGTPVTDDMPIRLGMNSYRMGHLTQKGGVLEGMQFPVISDTKVEYGEEAGTIRNLTIRYLTEVKKGQYEGTVPQRWKLAGLQGYERERKIVESLLNSGKISVPTSDDGRYSNVQSINVKPLLLPDATQREKRVTELTQQRDSTTNALTKQRLNDQLTVIAAIN; via the coding sequence ATGAAAAAAACGCTTCTGTCACTTCTGCTTTGTTTGAGTACCTCTGCTATGGCCGTTCAAGAACCGGTAAATATCACGATTCTAGGTACATCCGACCTGCATGGCACCTTTGTTCCCTGGGATTACGCTACCGATACCGCCAACATGGCTGGCAGCCTGAGTCAGATCGCGACGCAGGTGCATAAAGTTCGTGCACAACAGCCAAATGTGATTCTGGTTGATGCGGGCGACACCATTCAGGGCAATTTTGTCGAAACCTTCAAAAATGACAAAACCAGCCCGATGATTCTCGGTTTTAACGCAATGAATTATGACGTCTGGGTCATGGGCAACCACGAGTTTGATTTCGGACTGAATGTGCTTTCTACTTCGCTTGAGCAGTTCAATGGTACTGCGCTGGCGGGCAATATTTTTTGGGAGAGCGGTAAACCTTACTTACCGGCCTATAAAATTGTCGAACGACAGGGTGTGAAGATTGGCATCATTGGCATGGACACGCCGATGACCGCTGAATTCGCCAAGGGCACCGACCGTGTGAAAGGGCTGAACTTTACCGATCCCGTCGGGGCGGTAAAAACCGTTATCCAGCAAATCCACGGCAAAGTGGATGCCATCGTGCTAGTCGCCCATATGGGAATCGATAACGAGAACCAGCGGCCGGGCACTGGCGTAGGCGACATTGCTCGCGCTAACCCTGAATTAGCCGCCATCGTCGCGGGCCATATGCACGTAAAAGTGGATAAAGAGGTGATTAATGGCGTGATCGTCACCGAACCGGACAGATATGGTCGCGCGCTGTCGCGTATCGATTTGCAGTTTGAGCAACAGAACGGCAAATACGTGCTGATCAATAAAGACAGCTATACCTATTCGATTAAAGACGTAGATTCTGACCGCAAGATGGAAGACATCTACGAGCCTTATCACAATACCTTACGCGCCAACGCCAGCCGTCCGATTGCACAACTTCTCGGGCACGATCTGGTGCCGCAAGATGCCGTGAAAGGCATTCCTCAAGTACACGTACAGGACACGGGCATCAGCGCCCTGTTTCAGGAAGCCAGCCGTCATTACGCCCCCAAAGCGCAGGTTATCGCGCTGCAAATTGATAACGATCGGCCTAAGCTGAACGTCGGTACTATTGCCGCAAAAGACATCGCCTTTAACTATCAATACGCTGGTGGTGAAATCACGGTTTATCAGCTAACCGGAAAAGAACTGAAGAAATACATGGAATGGTCAGCGGGTTACTTCAACCAGCTGCAAGACGGGGATGTGACTTACAGTTTCAATCCACAGCGTCGTGCCTCCAAGTATTCCACCAATGATTTCTTCGACGGCGTGACCTACACCATCGACCTGACGAAACCCGCTGGGCAGCGCATTACCGATCTGAAAATGAATAACGGCACGCCGGTTACCGACGACATGCCGATTCGTCTGGGCATGAACAGCTACCGTATGGGCCACCTGACGCAAAAAGGCGGCGTGCTGGAGGGCATGCAGTTCCCGGTGATATCGGATACCAAAGTGGAATATGGCGAAGAGGCGGGCACGATTCGTAACCTGACCATCCGTTATTTGACTGAGGTGAAGAAAGGACAATACGAGGGTACGGTGCCGCAGCGCTGGAAGCTGGCGGGATTGCAGGGCTATGAGCGTGAGCGAAAAATTGTCGAATCGCTGCTTAACAGTGGAAAAATCAGCGTACCGACCTCAGACGATGGCCGCTATAGCAACGTGCAATCCATCAACGTGAAGCCGTTGCTGCTGCCGGATGCCACGCAGAGGGAGAAACGCGTGACGGAGCTGACGCAACAGCGTGACAGCACCACCAATGCGTTGACCAAGCAGCGGCTGAACGATCAGTTGACAGTTATCGCGGCGATTAACTGA
- the rsmJ gene encoding 16S rRNA (guanine(1516)-N(2))-methyltransferase RsmJ produces the protein MSICLIAEEGADSGALSSLAERWGLVSDPNAVMALVLTTERLELRKQDEPKLGAIFVDFVAGPMAHRRRFGGGRGEAVAKAVGIKKDYLPDVVDATAGLGRDAFVLAALGCHVRMVERNPVVAALLDDGLKRGYQDAEIGPWLRERLTLLHASSMTALRDITPPPDVVYLDPMFPHKQKSALVKKEMRVFQSLVGADDDADALLEPARALAKKRVVVKRPDYAPPLAGVPAQSMLETKSHRFDFYLPV, from the coding sequence ATGAGCATCTGCTTAATCGCAGAAGAAGGCGCCGATAGTGGCGCCTTATCTTCTTTGGCTGAGCGCTGGGGGCTGGTTTCCGATCCCAATGCGGTGATGGCGCTGGTGCTAACAACGGAACGTCTGGAATTGCGCAAGCAGGATGAACCGAAGCTCGGCGCTATTTTCGTGGATTTCGTTGCCGGGCCGATGGCACACCGCCGTCGCTTTGGCGGCGGACGCGGTGAGGCCGTCGCTAAAGCTGTTGGTATCAAAAAAGATTACCTGCCGGATGTCGTGGATGCGACAGCCGGACTAGGGCGCGATGCTTTTGTGCTGGCGGCATTGGGTTGCCACGTACGCATGGTGGAGCGCAATCCTGTGGTTGCGGCGCTGCTGGACGATGGGTTGAAACGTGGATATCAAGATGCAGAAATCGGCCCGTGGCTACGGGAACGGCTCACGCTGCTACACGCATCCAGTATGACCGCGCTGCGTGACATTACACCGCCGCCGGATGTGGTCTATCTCGATCCGATGTTTCCACACAAACAAAAGAGCGCGCTGGTAAAGAAAGAGATGCGGGTGTTTCAATCGCTGGTGGGTGCAGATGACGATGCCGATGCACTGCTGGAACCTGCACGTGCGCTGGCAAAGAAACGTGTCGTGGTGAAGCGACCAGACTATGCGCCACCGCTGGCTGGCGTGCCGGCACAGTCCATGTTGGAAACCAAAAGCCACCGCTTCGACTTCTATCTTCCCGTCTGA
- a CDS encoding oligopeptidase A codes for MTNPLLTSFTLPPFSSIKTEDIVPAVKSALDECRETVERVVAQAGPFTWDNLCQTLADSDDRLGRIFSPISHLNAVKNSPELRSAYEQCLPLLSEYSTWVGQHAGLYQAYRSLRDGEHYTTLSLAQKKSVDNALRDFELSGIGLSPEKQKRYGEISARLSELGSQYSNNVLDATMGWSKLITDVAELDGMPESALAAAKEQDGWLLTLDIPSYLPVLTYCTNQALREEMYRAFGTRASDQGPNAGKWDNSEIMAEELVLRHKLAQLLGFDSYAHKSLATKMAENPQQVIDFLTDLAKRARPQAEEELAQLRAFAKEHFGVDELQAWDITYYSEQQKQHLYSISDEQLRPYFPENRAVNGLFEVVKRIYGITAKERKDVDVWHPDVRFFDLFDESGELRGSFYLDLYAREYKRGGAWMDDCAGKLRKGNGELQKPVAYLVCNFNRPINGKPALFTHDEVTTLFHEFGHGLHHMLTQIDTAGVSGINGVPWDAVELPSQFMENWCWEPEALAFISGHHETGEPLPQELLDKMLAAKNYQAALFILRQLELGLFDFRLHAEFDPAKGAQILPTLTEIKAQVAVVPSPSWGRYPHAFSHIFAGGYAAGYYSYLWADVLAADAYSRFEEEGIFNRETGQSFLDNILTRGGSEEPMELFKRFRGREPQLDAMLAHYGIKG; via the coding sequence ATGACGAATCCATTACTGACCTCATTTACCCTGCCCCCGTTCTCCAGCATTAAAACGGAAGATATTGTCCCAGCCGTTAAATCTGCGCTGGATGAATGCCGCGAGACGGTAGAACGTGTGGTCGCGCAAGCGGGGCCGTTCACATGGGATAATCTGTGTCAGACACTGGCGGACAGCGATGATCGTCTTGGCCGCATTTTTTCCCCTATCAGCCATTTGAACGCCGTGAAGAACAGCCCAGAGCTGCGCAGTGCTTATGAACAATGTCTGCCGCTGCTGTCCGAGTACAGCACCTGGGTTGGTCAACATGCCGGGCTATATCAGGCCTATCGCAGCCTGCGTGACGGCGAGCACTACACCACACTGAGCCTAGCGCAGAAGAAATCCGTTGATAACGCGCTGCGCGATTTTGAACTGTCCGGCATCGGCCTGTCGCCGGAAAAACAGAAACGCTACGGCGAAATTTCCGCTCGTCTGTCTGAACTCGGCTCGCAGTACAGCAACAACGTGCTGGATGCCACGATGGGCTGGAGCAAACTGATTACCGACGTCGCCGAGCTGGATGGCATGCCGGAAAGCGCGCTGGCAGCAGCCAAAGAGCAGGATGGCTGGCTGTTAACGCTGGATATCCCGAGTTACCTGCCGGTGCTGACCTACTGCACCAATCAAGCGCTACGTGAAGAGATGTACCGCGCGTTCGGCACCCGCGCGTCCGATCAGGGGCCGAACGCAGGCAAGTGGGACAACAGCGAAATTATGGCGGAAGAGTTGGTACTGCGTCACAAACTGGCACAGCTGCTGGGCTTCGATAGCTACGCGCATAAATCGCTGGCGACCAAAATGGCGGAAAACCCACAACAGGTGATCGATTTCCTGACCGATTTGGCGAAACGCGCCCGCCCGCAGGCTGAAGAAGAACTCGCCCAACTGCGCGCCTTCGCCAAAGAACACTTCGGCGTGGATGAATTGCAGGCCTGGGATATCACCTACTACAGCGAGCAGCAGAAGCAGCACCTGTATTCCATCAGCGATGAGCAACTGCGACCGTACTTCCCAGAAAACCGCGCGGTAAATGGCCTGTTTGAAGTAGTTAAACGCATTTACGGTATCACGGCCAAAGAGCGTAAAGATGTGGACGTGTGGCACCCGGATGTTCGCTTCTTCGATCTGTTCGATGAAAGCGGCGAACTGCGCGGCAGCTTCTACCTCGATTTGTACGCCCGCGAATACAAGCGTGGCGGTGCCTGGATGGACGACTGCGCGGGTAAACTGCGTAAAGGCAACGGCGAGCTGCAAAAACCGGTCGCCTATCTGGTCTGTAACTTTAACCGACCAATCAACGGCAAACCGGCCCTGTTCACACACGATGAAGTCACCACCCTCTTCCACGAGTTCGGTCACGGCCTGCACCATATGCTGACCCAGATCGATACCGCCGGTGTCTCGGGTATCAACGGCGTACCGTGGGATGCAGTCGAACTGCCGAGTCAGTTCATGGAAAACTGGTGCTGGGAACCTGAAGCGCTGGCCTTTATTTCCGGCCATCATGAAACCGGTGAACCGCTGCCGCAGGAACTGTTGGATAAAATGCTGGCAGCGAAGAACTACCAAGCCGCGCTATTCATTCTGCGTCAGTTGGAGTTAGGCCTGTTCGATTTCCGCCTGCATGCCGAGTTTGACCCTGCGAAAGGCGCCCAGATTCTGCCAACGCTGACGGAGATCAAAGCGCAGGTAGCCGTGGTGCCAAGCCCAAGCTGGGGTCGTTACCCGCACGCATTCAGCCATATCTTCGCAGGCGGTTATGCAGCAGGCTACTACAGCTATCTGTGGGCCGACGTGCTGGCAGCCGATGCCTATTCCCGCTTTGAAGAAGAAGGTATTTTCAATAGAGAAACCGGTCAGTCGTTCCTGGATAACATCCTGACCCGCGGCGGCTCCGAAGAACCGATGGAGCTGTTCAAACGCTTCCGTGGCCGTGAACCTCAGTTAGATGCCATGCTCGCGCATTACGGCATCAAAGGATGA
- a CDS encoding TonB-dependent receptor: MAINNHNGGCIAHKPTLAVARAVHLALSGVLILSVGTVSSALAAETAAAVAAPTMTFSILAGSLGTTLQAVASRANVILTFSPDQTQNKTSGSVRGTYTVQEAFAAALAGTGLSAVQTATGYRLESTLAAEGSDGSLLIPTLSVVGGTSDSAAAGRSVLRQADVDRVQADNIASLLDKLPGVSMAGSPRPGGQSLNIWGMGDMEDVKVVLDGAPKGFEKYRQGSVFIEPELIKRIDVDKGPHDIRSGNGGFGGTIHVDTKDASDLLMPGENFGGMAKYSYHTNDRQNIYSGALYGRTEDGMADGLLYMSKRDGDNIERPDGSRFVYSTSDMASYLLKTNIYLTDSQTLTLSAMRSESDGWQPFAAKRDDMAAPTQADINRYGWEEAWRRKLVYRDQVDKNYSLKWNIAPADQPWLNLTASFATSKTEQHDRRSDSASQSSYLGTLGNESWVSYKDQLAEISNESLFTTGPLDHKLLVGMRWHQHKRDTLIYYPSGKNNAEYNYGYFQPYYMPAGEQETRSLYVQDAVTIGSVTITPGVRYDHVTNTGKPNAAPRYNSSIPAAGHDYSSVTYTGWSPRIGALWKATDNLSLFADASRTWRAPVVDEQYEVQSAASSVPGTSRNLEVESIKAFRLGAILDFNNLMLEEDSLQIRTTLFRNRGKNEIFYRRGILCEAQTQSGTSSSCGQPLSNYRNLPGYTIEGVEIESFYDSRWLFGSLSFSSIRGERDASPRNPWGNKTWIAEIPPTTAHATLGTKIPRLDMAVGWTSDFVRKQDRSPADGDPQADIWALPKSKGYVLHGLFASWQPQTIKGFEARVTVDNLLNTDYYPYLGESVSGVGRNVKISVLQRF; encoded by the coding sequence ATGGCGATAAACAATCATAATGGTGGGTGCATCGCGCATAAACCTACCTTGGCGGTCGCGCGGGCAGTCCATTTGGCACTGTCTGGCGTGTTGATCTTAAGTGTTGGAACGGTCAGCTCAGCGCTGGCGGCGGAAACTGCCGCTGCTGTCGCGGCACCAACAATGACGTTTTCCATTCTGGCAGGGTCGCTAGGCACCACGTTGCAGGCTGTCGCCAGCCGTGCCAATGTCATTCTCACGTTTTCTCCCGATCAAACACAGAATAAAACCAGTGGGAGCGTGCGGGGAACCTACACCGTACAGGAAGCCTTTGCGGCCGCACTGGCGGGAACGGGATTGAGTGCAGTACAGACGGCCACAGGCTATCGGCTGGAATCCACGCTTGCCGCCGAGGGAAGCGACGGCAGCCTGCTGATCCCAACGCTCTCGGTTGTCGGCGGCACATCGGACAGCGCTGCGGCCGGACGTTCCGTGTTACGTCAGGCCGATGTCGATCGCGTACAAGCTGACAATATTGCCAGCCTGCTCGATAAACTTCCCGGCGTGTCGATGGCGGGTTCTCCTCGACCGGGTGGACAGAGCCTGAATATCTGGGGCATGGGCGACATGGAAGACGTCAAAGTTGTTTTGGACGGTGCGCCAAAAGGCTTTGAGAAATACCGTCAAGGCTCGGTGTTCATTGAACCTGAACTGATTAAGCGTATCGACGTTGATAAAGGCCCGCATGATATTCGCAGCGGTAATGGCGGCTTCGGCGGTACCATTCACGTTGATACCAAAGACGCCAGCGATCTGCTCATGCCGGGAGAAAATTTCGGTGGGATGGCCAAGTACAGCTATCACACCAACGATCGGCAAAATATCTACAGCGGTGCGCTGTATGGCCGAACGGAGGATGGGATGGCTGATGGCCTGCTCTACATGAGCAAGCGCGATGGCGACAACATCGAACGTCCTGATGGCTCGCGCTTTGTCTACTCGACGAGCGACATGGCATCCTATTTACTGAAGACCAACATCTATCTGACGGATTCTCAGACGCTGACGCTCTCCGCTATGCGCTCCGAATCTGACGGCTGGCAGCCGTTTGCTGCTAAGCGTGACGATATGGCGGCACCCACACAGGCAGACATCAATCGTTATGGCTGGGAAGAGGCGTGGCGGCGTAAGCTGGTTTACCGCGATCAGGTCGATAAAAACTACTCGCTGAAATGGAATATCGCGCCAGCGGATCAGCCGTGGCTGAATCTCACTGCGTCATTTGCCACCTCAAAAACTGAACAGCATGACAGACGTTCTGATTCGGCTTCACAGAGTAGCTATCTGGGAACGCTGGGGAATGAAAGCTGGGTAAGCTATAAAGATCAACTTGCGGAAATCAGTAACGAAAGCCTGTTCACTACCGGCCCGCTCGACCATAAGTTGCTGGTGGGGATGCGCTGGCACCAGCATAAGCGCGATACGCTTATTTATTACCCATCTGGCAAGAATAACGCCGAGTATAACTATGGTTATTTCCAGCCTTACTACATGCCGGCAGGGGAACAGGAGACGCGCAGCCTGTATGTACAGGACGCGGTAACGATCGGTAGCGTGACGATTACTCCGGGTGTGCGTTATGACCATGTCACGAATACGGGGAAACCTAACGCGGCACCACGTTATAACAGCAGCATTCCGGCTGCCGGACATGATTACAGCAGCGTGACCTACACCGGCTGGTCGCCGCGTATCGGCGCACTCTGGAAAGCGACGGACAATCTCTCGCTGTTTGCCGATGCCAGCCGCACCTGGCGTGCGCCTGTTGTCGATGAGCAATATGAAGTGCAGTCTGCGGCGTCCAGCGTGCCGGGAACCAGTCGTAATCTGGAGGTTGAAAGCATTAAGGCATTTCGTCTGGGGGCGATTCTGGACTTCAACAATCTGATGCTCGAAGAGGACAGCCTACAAATCCGCACCACGCTGTTCCGTAATCGCGGTAAAAACGAAATTTTCTACCGTCGCGGTATTTTGTGTGAAGCGCAGACGCAGAGCGGCACGTCATCATCTTGTGGGCAGCCGCTCTCTAACTACCGTAATTTACCGGGTTATACCATTGAAGGGGTCGAGATTGAGTCGTTCTACGACAGCCGCTGGCTGTTTGGTAGCCTGTCCTTCTCTTCCATTCGCGGCGAGCGCGATGCTTCACCGCGTAATCCGTGGGGCAATAAAACCTGGATTGCTGAAATCCCGCCAACAACCGCACATGCGACGCTGGGCACCAAAATTCCTCGTCTGGATATGGCCGTAGGCTGGACGAGTGACTTTGTGCGTAAGCAGGACCGTTCGCCTGCCGATGGCGATCCACAGGCCGATATCTGGGCGCTACCGAAAAGCAAAGGCTATGTACTACATGGTCTGTTCGCCAGTTGGCAGCCACAGACGATAAAAGGATTTGAAGCGCGTGTGACGGTCGATAACCTACTGAATACCGATTACTACCCGTATCTGGGCGAATCCGTGTCCGGCGTGGGACGTAACGTGAAAATCAGCGTGTTACAACGCTTCTGA
- a CDS encoding sigma-70 family RNA polymerase sigma factor, whose protein sequence is MVRKATASVNDFAQQLYFDHHRWLYNWLRHKLDCSQNAEDLAQDTFLSVLMNPELLTIRQPRPFLATVARRLVANHYRRKKIEDAYLDVLSTQPDACMPSPETRLLTLEILEQLDAALDGLPAPVREAFLLAHLHGMRYSDIAERLRVSSSSVKQYLQRANLQCFFALPL, encoded by the coding sequence ATGGTGAGGAAAGCGACGGCCAGCGTGAATGACTTTGCCCAACAGCTCTATTTCGATCATCACCGCTGGTTGTATAACTGGCTGCGCCATAAACTGGATTGTTCCCAGAATGCGGAAGACTTGGCACAGGATACGTTCCTTAGTGTGCTGATGAACCCGGAGTTGCTCACGATTCGCCAGCCGCGCCCGTTTCTGGCCACCGTGGCCCGCCGTTTAGTCGCCAATCATTATCGTCGTAAAAAAATTGAAGATGCCTATCTGGATGTGTTGAGCACGCAGCCGGATGCCTGTATGCCTTCCCCGGAAACGCGTCTTCTTACCCTCGAAATTCTTGAACAGCTTGATGCTGCACTGGATGGCCTGCCAGCGCCAGTCAGAGAGGCGTTTCTGCTGGCACACCTCCACGGTATGCGCTACAGCGATATCGCCGAGCGTTTACGCGTTTCCAGCAGTTCAGTGAAACAGTATCTGCAACGCGCCAACCTCCAATGTTTCTTTGCTTTGCCGCTATGA
- a CDS encoding DUF4880 domain-containing protein: MNDPTFYRDGQGQPIQPDSAREAVAWLTQLMSDSVTEQDRREWQRWREASPDNEQAWQHIESVCANLGQLNARAAHQSLSTLNGMQRRSVLKALAILCLTGGAGMAGSRTDVWQSFTADYQTQVGEQRHAVLEDGTTLLLNTQTALNVAYGDDLRQLTLIRGEVMIETSQVEKAALYPRPFIVTTAQGKVQALGTRFSLRVQDEHTQVAVYDGAVRLHPQRNGQDVQVVKSGQTATFTTQRCGQIETEKAEPAWVKGQLLADNQRLVDFVDELSRYRSGVIRCQPEVESLRFSGVFPLSDTDNILAALAEALPVQVRYFSRYWVQIAAR, from the coding sequence ATGAACGATCCCACTTTTTATCGTGACGGACAGGGGCAGCCTATTCAGCCAGATAGCGCACGTGAAGCGGTGGCGTGGCTGACGCAACTGATGTCCGACAGCGTCACGGAGCAGGATCGCCGCGAGTGGCAGCGTTGGCGCGAGGCCTCACCGGATAACGAGCAAGCGTGGCAGCATATTGAATCCGTGTGTGCCAATCTGGGTCAACTTAACGCGCGGGCAGCACACCAGAGTCTATCGACGCTTAACGGTATGCAGCGGCGCAGCGTACTCAAAGCGCTAGCCATTCTCTGTCTGACCGGAGGGGCTGGCATGGCTGGATCGCGTACGGATGTGTGGCAGTCGTTTACGGCAGATTATCAGACGCAGGTAGGCGAACAGCGCCACGCGGTATTGGAAGATGGCACGACGCTGCTGCTGAATACGCAGACGGCGCTGAATGTGGCCTACGGTGACGATCTACGCCAGCTCACGCTGATTCGCGGTGAAGTCATGATCGAAACCAGTCAGGTGGAAAAGGCCGCGTTGTATCCACGTCCTTTCATTGTGACGACGGCACAGGGAAAGGTGCAGGCACTGGGCACGCGTTTTAGCTTGCGGGTACAGGATGAACACACGCAGGTGGCGGTGTATGACGGCGCGGTAAGGCTTCATCCGCAGCGGAACGGTCAGGATGTACAAGTGGTAAAAAGCGGACAAACGGCAACGTTTACCACGCAGCGCTGTGGCCAGATAGAGACGGAGAAGGCAGAGCCTGCATGGGTGAAAGGGCAACTGCTGGCGGATAATCAGCGTCTGGTGGATTTTGTTGATGAATTGAGCCGCTACCGCAGCGGCGTGATTCGTTGTCAGCCAGAGGTTGAGAGCCTGCGGTTCTCCGGCGTCTTTCCGCTGTCTGATACCGATAATATCTTGGCGGCGCTGGCGGAGGCGCTTCCTGTGCAGGTGCGTTATTTCTCTCGCTACTGGGTTCAGATTGCTGCGCGATAA
- a CDS encoding energy transducer TonB has translation MATQTLKFNTIQPATTVRWGSGSLLALALHAGVIVWMSYHALDSSIEAPPPAMMLMVADSVQSTSSPQDAPVGPQQTLSTPQESAAQPEKIMQDVPPLAPAPKPVITTAQKEKPQSQKKVQKKMEKPVQETTPQEAIAPSEKPPAPVTSAPLPGNSQHVAAPYNSDAAQMRKGVADWSSKLLAHLSRHKRYPAQAARQRLQGVAQIRVTLDRTGNVLAVSLVSSSGVAPLDTESVALPKRAQPLPAPPAEVIGDNAQLTITVPISFDLREARR, from the coding sequence ATGGCCACACAGACGCTGAAATTCAATACGATTCAGCCCGCAACGACAGTACGTTGGGGAAGTGGCTCGCTGCTGGCCTTGGCGCTACACGCGGGGGTGATTGTCTGGATGAGCTACCATGCGCTCGATTCCTCAATTGAAGCGCCGCCGCCCGCCATGATGTTAATGGTCGCGGATAGCGTGCAATCCACATCCAGCCCTCAGGATGCGCCTGTTGGCCCGCAGCAAACGCTGTCCACGCCGCAAGAATCTGCGGCTCAACCGGAAAAAATAATGCAAGACGTGCCGCCGCTCGCGCCTGCACCAAAGCCGGTGATTACGACGGCGCAAAAGGAAAAACCGCAGTCGCAGAAAAAAGTGCAGAAAAAAATGGAAAAACCGGTGCAGGAGACGACGCCGCAGGAAGCGATCGCGCCATCGGAAAAACCGCCAGCACCCGTCACCAGCGCACCGCTGCCGGGCAACAGTCAGCACGTCGCTGCGCCGTATAACAGCGATGCCGCGCAGATGCGTAAAGGCGTGGCGGACTGGAGTAGCAAACTGTTGGCACATCTGAGCCGCCATAAACGCTATCCGGCTCAGGCCGCACGGCAGCGATTACAGGGTGTCGCCCAGATTCGTGTGACGTTAGATCGAACCGGAAATGTACTGGCTGTTTCGTTGGTCAGCAGCAGCGGTGTGGCACCATTGGATACGGAGTCTGTCGCCTTGCCGAAGCGTGCTCAGCCGCTTCCGGCTCCGCCAGCAGAAGTGATTGGCGATAACGCGCAACTCACCATCACGGTCCCGATTAGCTTCGATTTACGCGAAGCACGTCGCTAA